One genomic window of Nocardioides daphniae includes the following:
- a CDS encoding acyltransferase family protein — protein MVATDQHLHAFVTSPGSPAHGGVAEAVAEICHVPPHAVRVHHLAALPRTANGKVDRGALARLAALDADALPPTLTSDAPLTPEQWIVQAAAEVLGRDDADPLDSFVGLGGDSLSYVELAVQLEDRFGRDLPAQWHILSFGELAEQLAPTEAPTTTPAAEAVAEPAQARLDTTITLRALAIVAIVASHVDLVDWQGGAHLLLAVAGFNFARFQLGSAIRATRIRHGLTTLGLLLLPAVIWVGAVATRPGGYDATTVLMLNGALGSATWDVRWQLWFLEALVWIMLGAVALVAVPALHRWERRSPFGFALAVLAAAALVRLLRVGVEAGDLERYTTGVVAFFFALGWLAARADTTARRLLVTVLAAALTVGFFGDLAREAVVVAGIALVIWAPRLPVPRPVAATVGRVTAPLATYSLFVYLTHWQVYPPLEDAGHPWLALVASFAVGIAYGVAMRPLQRRLASWLSRSAPRRVPAEPSRRPASGERTGVGQGLRGR, from the coding sequence ATGGTCGCCACCGACCAGCACCTGCACGCCTTCGTCACCTCACCCGGCAGCCCCGCTCACGGCGGCGTGGCCGAGGCCGTCGCGGAGATCTGCCACGTGCCGCCGCACGCCGTACGTGTGCACCACCTCGCCGCGCTCCCCCGCACGGCCAACGGCAAGGTCGACCGCGGCGCACTCGCACGCCTGGCCGCCCTCGACGCCGACGCGCTGCCGCCGACGCTCACCTCCGACGCGCCGCTCACGCCGGAGCAGTGGATCGTGCAAGCCGCCGCCGAGGTCCTCGGGCGCGACGACGCCGACCCGCTCGACTCCTTCGTGGGGCTGGGCGGCGACTCGCTGTCTTACGTCGAGCTCGCCGTGCAGCTCGAGGACCGCTTCGGCCGGGACCTGCCCGCGCAGTGGCACATCCTGAGCTTCGGCGAGCTCGCCGAGCAGCTCGCCCCGACCGAGGCCCCTACGACGACCCCCGCCGCGGAAGCGGTCGCCGAACCGGCCCAGGCACGGCTCGACACCACCATCACGCTGCGCGCCCTGGCGATCGTCGCGATCGTCGCCAGCCACGTCGACCTCGTCGACTGGCAGGGCGGCGCCCACCTCCTGCTCGCCGTGGCGGGCTTCAACTTCGCGCGCTTCCAGCTGGGCTCGGCCATACGGGCCACCCGGATCCGGCACGGACTGACCACGCTGGGCCTGCTGCTGCTCCCTGCCGTCATCTGGGTCGGCGCCGTGGCCACGCGCCCGGGTGGCTACGACGCCACGACCGTGCTGATGCTCAACGGGGCGCTGGGGTCCGCCACCTGGGACGTGCGCTGGCAGCTGTGGTTCCTCGAGGCGCTCGTCTGGATCATGCTGGGGGCGGTGGCCCTGGTCGCGGTGCCGGCGCTCCACCGCTGGGAGCGCCGCTCCCCCTTCGGCTTCGCGCTCGCGGTGCTGGCTGCCGCCGCCCTCGTACGCCTGCTCCGCGTCGGCGTGGAGGCCGGCGACCTGGAGCGCTACACGACCGGTGTCGTCGCCTTCTTCTTCGCCCTCGGCTGGCTCGCGGCGCGCGCGGACACCACGGCGCGCCGTCTGCTGGTCACCGTGCTGGCCGCCGCGCTGACCGTCGGCTTCTTCGGCGACCTGGCCCGCGAGGCGGTCGTCGTCGCCGGCATCGCGCTGGTCATCTGGGCGCCCCGACTGCCCGTGCCGCGACCGGTCGCGGCGACGGTGGGCCGGGTCACGGCACCGCTCGCGACGTACTCGCTCTTCGTCTACCTCACGCACTGGCAGGTCTACCCGCCGTTGGAGGACGCCGGGCACCCGTGGCTGGCGCTGGTCGCCTCCTTCGCCGTCGGGATCGCGTACGGCGTGGCGATGCGCCCGCTGCAACGGCGCCTCGCGTCGTGGCTCTCCCGGAGCGCCCCTCGGCGGGTCCCTGCGGAGCCCTCCCGGCGGCCCGCGTCCGGGGAGAGGACCGGGGTCGGCCAAGGCCTCCGGGGCAGGTAA
- a CDS encoding SpoIID/LytB domain-containing protein — translation MSFFSSRPVRVAGATLVAAALPLLATPAQAADKVDVAEGATVVIDGRGYGHGRGMSQYGAQGAAREGLKHTQIAEFYYPGTKWGHVGGDVKVRITRNTSSDVTVRARNFLRVRDLKAGRTWMLPGNGATLWRLTTDAKRRTVVQFKGKGKAAWKRWKTFGGEAQFAAAGRPITLVTSSGDVAYRGRLRSAAPDSGSRTRHTVNLVSMENYLRGVVPLEIPASWHPEAVRAQAVAARTYATYERSHPLAKHYQICDTTQCQVYGGASAEHPLSDAAIKDTRTKILTYRGEAAFTQFGSSNGGWAAAGSMPYQVAKEDPYDGWSGNPVHAWQVKLPATQLERTWPALGTLTRINVTERSGHGDFGGRVVAVTLVGSKGKVRVSGDQVRSALGLRSNWFDFTVEKKKPKARKK, via the coding sequence ATGTCCTTCTTCTCCTCCCGCCCCGTCCGTGTCGCAGGAGCCACCCTCGTTGCTGCCGCCCTCCCGCTGCTGGCGACGCCTGCCCAGGCCGCCGACAAGGTGGACGTCGCCGAAGGCGCCACGGTTGTCATCGACGGCCGCGGCTACGGCCACGGCCGCGGGATGTCGCAGTACGGCGCCCAGGGCGCCGCGCGCGAGGGGCTGAAGCACACCCAGATCGCGGAGTTCTACTACCCCGGGACGAAGTGGGGCCACGTGGGCGGAGACGTGAAGGTGCGGATCACCCGCAACACCTCCTCCGACGTCACCGTGCGGGCCCGGAACTTCCTGCGGGTGCGCGACCTCAAGGCCGGCAGGACCTGGATGCTTCCCGGCAACGGCGCCACGCTGTGGCGCCTGACCACCGACGCGAAGCGTCGCACCGTGGTGCAGTTCAAGGGCAAGGGAAAGGCCGCCTGGAAGCGCTGGAAGACCTTCGGGGGAGAGGCGCAGTTCGCGGCCGCCGGCCGCCCGATCACCCTGGTCACCTCCAGCGGTGACGTCGCCTACCGCGGCCGGCTGCGCTCCGCCGCCCCCGACTCCGGCAGCCGCACCCGCCACACGGTCAACCTGGTCTCGATGGAGAACTACCTGCGCGGCGTCGTTCCGCTGGAGATCCCGGCCTCCTGGCACCCCGAGGCCGTGCGGGCGCAGGCCGTCGCGGCGCGCACGTATGCGACGTACGAGCGCTCGCACCCGCTCGCCAAGCACTACCAGATCTGTGACACCACCCAGTGCCAGGTCTACGGCGGTGCCTCGGCCGAGCACCCGCTCTCCGACGCCGCGATCAAGGACACCCGCACCAAGATCCTGACCTACCGGGGCGAGGCCGCCTTCACCCAGTTCGGCTCCAGCAACGGTGGCTGGGCGGCCGCTGGCTCCATGCCCTACCAGGTCGCCAAGGAGGACCCGTACGACGGCTGGAGCGGCAACCCGGTCCACGCCTGGCAGGTCAAGCTGCCGGCCACGCAGCTGGAGCGGACCTGGCCGGCCCTGGGCACGCTGACCCGGATCAACGTCACCGAGCGCAGCGGCCACGGCGACTTCGGTGGTCGTGTCGTCGCCGTGACCCTGGTCGGCAGCAAGGGCAAGGTCCGCGTCAGCGGCGACCAGGTGCGCTCCGCCCTCGGCCTGCGCTCCAACTGGTTCGACTTCACCGTCGAGAAGAAGAAGCCGAAGGCCCGCAAGAAGTAG
- a CDS encoding biotin/lipoyl-containing protein, which produces MAINGPQGARRLRWSHARRATRRHRDHGPPEGRRPFQGLVTVLVEAGARVESGEVLAVLEAMKMEAPITAPRAGTVVAVAFEGTRAVSGGDALVDLA; this is translated from the coding sequence GTGGCGATCAACGGACCGCAAGGAGCCCGCCGACTACGCTGGTCGCATGCCCGACGAGCAACCCGACGACACCGCGACCACGGCCCCCCTGAGGGTCGCCGCCCCTTCCAGGGGCTCGTCACGGTCCTCGTGGAGGCAGGCGCGCGCGTCGAGTCCGGCGAGGTGCTGGCGGTGCTCGAGGCGATGAAGATGGAGGCGCCGATCACCGCGCCGCGGGCCGGGACCGTCGTGGCCGTGGCCTTCGAGGGCACCCGCGCCGTCTCCGGCGGGGACGCCCTCGTTGACCTGGCCTGA
- a CDS encoding acetyl/propionyl/methylcrotonyl-CoA carboxylase subunit alpha produces the protein MQKVLIANRGEIAVRVIRAAKDAGIASVAVYADPDRDALFVRLADEAHALGGSTPAESYLDIEKIIAVAKKSGADSVHPGYGFLAENAQFAQAVLDAGLIWIGPSPEAIDALGDKAKAKHIAQKANAPLAPGTKDPVENADEVVALAKEFGLPIAIKAVYGGGGRGLKVARTLEEIPELFESATREAVGAFGRGECLVEKFLDRPRHVETQCLADQHGNVVVVSTRDCSLQRRHQKVVEEAPAPFLTDEQVARLYESSKAILKEAGYVGAGTCEFLVAADGTISFLEVNTRLQVEHCVSEEVTGIDLVQEMFRIAAGEELGYDDPEIKGHSIEFRINAEDAGRNFMPAPGTLTEWAPPSGPGIRLDSGYEKGETIPGAFDSLVAKLIVSGKDRTQAIARSKRALSEFKVDGMPTIIPFFEKVLDEPAYVGASNKSGEGSFDVYTTWIETDFVNDIEPFGGEAGETEEAGERQKVTVEVDGRRLEVVLPAGLGGLGGGGSTGAAKKPKRAAKKAGSAVSGDAVASPMQGTIVKIAVEEGQEVAEGDVVVVLEAMKMEQPLKAHKAGTVTGLSAEVGATVGNGEVICELKD, from the coding sequence TTGCAGAAGGTCCTCATCGCCAACCGAGGCGAGATCGCCGTCCGGGTGATCCGCGCCGCGAAGGACGCCGGGATCGCCTCCGTCGCGGTCTACGCCGACCCCGACCGCGACGCCCTCTTCGTCCGCCTGGCCGACGAGGCACACGCCCTCGGCGGCTCGACGCCGGCCGAGTCCTACCTCGACATCGAGAAGATCATCGCGGTCGCCAAGAAGTCGGGTGCCGACTCGGTGCACCCGGGCTACGGCTTCCTCGCCGAGAACGCCCAGTTCGCCCAGGCCGTCCTCGACGCCGGGCTGATCTGGATCGGCCCCTCCCCCGAGGCGATCGACGCCCTCGGCGACAAGGCCAAGGCCAAGCACATCGCCCAGAAGGCGAACGCCCCGCTGGCCCCCGGCACCAAGGACCCCGTCGAGAACGCCGACGAGGTCGTCGCGCTGGCCAAGGAGTTCGGCCTGCCGATCGCCATCAAGGCGGTCTACGGCGGTGGCGGTCGCGGCCTCAAGGTCGCCCGCACGCTGGAGGAGATCCCCGAGCTCTTCGAGTCGGCCACCCGTGAGGCCGTCGGCGCCTTCGGCCGCGGCGAGTGCCTGGTCGAGAAGTTCCTCGACCGCCCCCGCCACGTCGAGACCCAGTGCCTGGCCGACCAGCACGGCAACGTCGTCGTCGTCTCGACCCGCGACTGCTCGCTCCAGCGCCGCCACCAGAAGGTCGTCGAGGAGGCCCCCGCGCCGTTCCTGACCGACGAGCAGGTCGCGCGCCTCTACGAGTCCTCGAAGGCCATCCTCAAGGAGGCCGGCTACGTCGGCGCCGGCACCTGCGAGTTCCTCGTGGCCGCCGACGGCACCATCTCGTTCCTCGAGGTCAACACCCGCCTCCAGGTGGAGCACTGCGTCTCCGAGGAGGTCACCGGCATCGACCTGGTGCAGGAGATGTTCCGCATCGCCGCGGGCGAGGAGCTGGGCTACGACGACCCCGAGATCAAGGGTCACTCGATCGAGTTCCGCATCAACGCCGAGGACGCTGGCCGCAACTTCATGCCGGCTCCGGGCACCCTCACCGAGTGGGCCCCGCCGAGCGGCCCCGGCATCCGCCTGGACTCCGGCTACGAGAAGGGCGAGACCATTCCGGGCGCCTTCGACTCGCTGGTCGCCAAGCTGATCGTGAGCGGCAAGGACCGTACCCAGGCGATCGCCCGCTCCAAGCGCGCGCTGAGCGAGTTCAAGGTCGACGGCATGCCGACGATCATCCCCTTCTTCGAGAAGGTCCTCGACGAGCCGGCCTACGTCGGCGCCTCGAACAAGTCCGGCGAGGGCTCCTTCGACGTCTACACGACGTGGATCGAGACCGACTTCGTCAACGACATCGAGCCCTTCGGCGGCGAGGCGGGCGAGACCGAGGAGGCGGGCGAGCGCCAGAAGGTCACCGTCGAGGTCGACGGTCGTCGCCTCGAGGTCGTCCTCCCGGCCGGCCTGGGTGGCCTCGGCGGCGGTGGCTCCACCGGTGCCGCCAAGAAGCCGAAGCGCGCCGCGAAGAAGGCCGGCTCGGCCGTCTCCGGTGACGCCGTCGCCTCCCCGATGCAGGGCACCATCGTGAAGATCGCCGTGGAGGAGGGCCAGGAGGTCGCCGAGGGCGACGTCGTGGTCGTGCTCGAGGCGATGAAGATGGAGCAGCCGCTCAAGGCCCACAAGGCCGGCACCGTGACCGGCCTGTCGGCCGAGGTCGGCGCCACCGTCGGCAACGGCGAGGTCATCTGCGAGCTCAAGGACTGA
- a CDS encoding ABC transporter ATP-binding protein, translating to MTTLHLRGVSKSFGTVEAVKELTLTVPHQSLTAVLGPSGCGKTTLLRLIAGFLRPDAGEIAFDDRVVAGPSTWVAPQQRRVGYLPQEGALFPHLDVAANIGFGLSRAERTPARIAELLDLVELPHAMASRQPHELSGGQQQRVSLARAMAPRPHLVLLDEPFSALDTGLRETTGRAVVRALRAAGATGLLITHDQNEAMSLSDQVATMRAGRLVQAATPFETYAFPADAEVARFVGGANVVAGTADGGTVTCPLGALATESPVTGEVRAVVRPEQVELTPAQPDSDVAAVATVLEVSYYGHDAAVRLSHGEGELLARVNGTEVPRVGDRVAVRVRGPVHTIPA from the coding sequence GTGACCACCCTGCACCTGCGCGGCGTCTCCAAGTCGTTCGGCACCGTCGAGGCCGTCAAGGAGCTCACCCTGACGGTCCCGCACCAGTCGCTCACCGCGGTGCTCGGCCCCTCGGGCTGCGGCAAGACGACCTTGCTGCGGCTGATCGCCGGCTTCCTGCGCCCCGACGCCGGCGAGATCGCCTTCGACGACCGCGTCGTCGCCGGGCCGTCGACCTGGGTCGCTCCCCAACAGCGCCGCGTCGGCTACCTGCCGCAGGAGGGGGCGCTCTTCCCCCACCTCGACGTGGCCGCCAACATCGGCTTCGGGCTGTCGCGCGCGGAGCGGACGCCGGCCCGGATCGCCGAGCTGCTCGACCTCGTGGAGCTGCCGCACGCGATGGCCTCGCGCCAGCCGCACGAGCTCTCCGGCGGCCAGCAGCAGCGGGTCTCCCTGGCCCGCGCGATGGCGCCGCGCCCCCACCTGGTGCTGCTCGACGAGCCCTTCTCGGCGCTCGACACCGGACTGCGGGAGACCACCGGTCGGGCCGTGGTCCGCGCACTGCGGGCCGCCGGCGCCACCGGGCTGCTCATCACCCACGACCAGAACGAGGCCATGAGCCTCTCCGACCAGGTCGCGACCATGCGGGCCGGGCGGCTGGTGCAGGCGGCGACCCCGTTCGAGACGTACGCCTTCCCTGCCGACGCCGAGGTCGCCCGCTTCGTCGGGGGCGCCAACGTGGTCGCCGGCACCGCCGACGGCGGCACGGTGACCTGCCCGCTCGGCGCGCTCGCGACCGAGTCGCCCGTGACCGGCGAGGTGCGGGCCGTGGTCCGGCCCGAGCAGGTCGAGCTGACGCCTGCGCAACCCGACTCCGACGTGGCCGCGGTGGCCACCGTGCTCGAGGTCAGCTACTACGGCCACGACGCTGCCGTACGCCTGTCCCACGGCGAGGGCGAGCTGCTCGCCCGGGTCAACGGCACCGAGGTCCCGCGCGTCGGCGACCGGGTGGCGGTCCGCGTGCGGGGCCCGGTGCACACCATCCCCGCCTGA
- a CDS encoding NAD(P)H-quinone dehydrogenase, with translation MNRVVIIGGGPGGYEAAHVAAQLGADVTVVDSDGLGGSAVLTDCVPSKTLIAAAEVMSDVAHAVELGITYHDEDDAAALGHMRVDLRRINERVKSLAAEQSADIAAGLERGGVRIVRGRGRLDGPSRVVVDLNDGGTETLEAGTVLIATGAAPRTLPTAQPDGERILTWEQVYDLDEVPESLVVVGSGVTGAEFASAYLALGIPVTLVSSRDRVLPGEDADASLVLEEVAKRRGMNVLSKSRMESVTRNGDRVTVTLTDGRTVEASHVILALGSIPKTEGLGLEEAGIAVDEGGFIKVDRVSRTSVRGVYAAGDCTGVLMLASVAAMQGRIAMWHSLGDAVAPLDLKKVSSNVFTAPEIATVGWSQQAVDAGEIDAEVVMLPLAGNARAKMQGVEDGFVKLFCRRGTGIVVGGVVVGPKASELIHPLSVAVAGSLTADALAQAFTVYPSMSGSVAEAARRLHHVDISQFF, from the coding sequence ATGAATCGGGTCGTGATCATCGGTGGAGGCCCCGGAGGCTACGAGGCCGCCCACGTCGCCGCCCAGCTGGGCGCCGACGTGACGGTCGTCGACAGTGACGGGCTCGGAGGGTCCGCGGTCCTCACCGACTGCGTGCCCTCCAAGACCCTGATCGCCGCCGCCGAGGTGATGAGCGACGTCGCGCACGCGGTCGAGCTCGGCATCACGTACCACGATGAGGACGACGCCGCGGCCCTCGGGCACATGCGCGTCGACCTGCGTCGCATCAACGAGCGGGTCAAGTCGCTGGCGGCCGAGCAGTCGGCCGACATCGCCGCCGGGCTCGAGCGTGGCGGCGTACGCATCGTGCGCGGCCGCGGTCGCCTCGACGGTCCGTCGCGGGTCGTCGTCGACCTCAACGACGGTGGCACCGAGACGTTGGAGGCCGGCACGGTCCTCATCGCCACCGGTGCCGCGCCGCGTACGCTGCCCACCGCGCAGCCCGACGGCGAGCGCATCCTCACCTGGGAGCAGGTCTACGACCTCGACGAGGTGCCGGAGTCGCTGGTCGTGGTCGGCTCGGGAGTGACGGGCGCGGAGTTCGCCTCCGCCTACCTGGCGCTCGGGATCCCGGTGACGCTCGTGTCGTCGCGCGACCGGGTGCTGCCCGGCGAGGACGCCGACGCGTCGCTGGTGCTCGAGGAGGTCGCGAAGCGACGCGGCATGAACGTCTTGTCGAAGTCGCGCATGGAGTCGGTCACCCGCAACGGCGACCGGGTCACGGTCACGCTCACCGACGGTCGCACCGTCGAGGCCTCGCACGTCATCCTCGCGCTGGGCTCGATCCCGAAGACCGAGGGGCTCGGCCTCGAGGAGGCCGGGATCGCGGTCGACGAGGGCGGCTTCATCAAGGTCGACCGGGTCTCCCGTACGAGCGTGCGGGGCGTCTACGCGGCCGGCGACTGCACCGGCGTGCTGATGCTCGCCTCGGTGGCCGCCATGCAGGGTCGCATCGCGATGTGGCACTCGCTCGGCGACGCGGTCGCTCCGCTGGACCTCAAGAAGGTCTCCTCCAACGTCTTCACGGCACCGGAGATCGCCACGGTCGGTTGGTCGCAGCAGGCCGTCGACGCGGGCGAGATCGACGCGGAGGTCGTGATGCTGCCGTTGGCCGGCAACGCACGGGCCAAGATGCAGGGCGTCGAGGACGGGTTCGTCAAGCTCTTCTGCCGCCGCGGCACCGGCATCGTCGTCGGTGGCGTCGTCGTCGGGCCGAAGGCGAGCGAGCTGATCCACCCGCTCTCCGTCGCGGTGGCGGGCTCACTGACGGCTGACGCGCTGGCGCAGGCCTTCACGGTCTACCCGTCGATGAGCGGCTCGGTGGCCGAGGCCGCCCGCCGCCTGCACCACGTGGACATCTCGCAGTTCTTCTGA
- a CDS encoding TetR/AcrR family transcriptional regulator, whose protein sequence is MPALPTAPRRTQAQRRDATIGRLLAATVDCLNDRGYAGTTTAAVCAEAGVSQGALFRHFPTRMALLVATAEHVAEANVAAFRDVVDEPVADVEQLTRVLGHLRSIVLSRANQTWRELLVAARSDAALREAMLPARQAFQAQMLTTAGDLWGDLLPDEERAPLLSLVVNFLDGLAFSTLDPASEPGAPGRTVDAALALLAQMIVHRYVPDTPQETP, encoded by the coding sequence GTGCCAGCACTCCCCACCGCCCCGCGTCGTACGCAGGCACAACGGCGCGACGCCACGATCGGCCGACTCCTGGCCGCCACCGTCGACTGCCTGAACGACCGGGGGTACGCCGGCACCACCACCGCCGCGGTCTGCGCCGAGGCCGGCGTCAGCCAGGGTGCACTCTTCCGCCACTTCCCCACCCGGATGGCGCTGCTCGTCGCCACCGCCGAGCACGTGGCCGAGGCCAACGTGGCGGCGTTCCGCGACGTCGTCGACGAGCCGGTCGCCGACGTCGAGCAGCTGACCCGCGTCCTGGGCCACCTGCGCAGCATCGTGCTGTCACGCGCCAACCAGACCTGGCGCGAGCTGCTGGTCGCGGCGCGCTCCGACGCGGCGCTGCGCGAGGCCATGCTCCCGGCGCGTCAGGCCTTCCAGGCGCAGATGCTCACCACTGCCGGCGACCTGTGGGGCGACCTGCTGCCCGACGAGGAGCGCGCTCCCCTGCTCAGCCTCGTCGTCAACTTCCTCGACGGCCTCGCCTTCTCCACCCTCGACCCCGCCTCGGAGCCGGGCGCTCCCGGCCGCACCGTCGACGCGGCGCTGGCCCTGCTCGCCCAGATGATCGTCCACCGCTACGTGCCCGACACCCCGCAGGAGACCCCATGA
- a CDS encoding FAD-binding dehydrogenase produces MVVGAGLAGLVATHELAKAGKRVLVLDQENRKNLGGQAHWSLGGLLFIDSPEQRRMGIKDSVELATQDWMGSAQFDRLGDGTDGPDRGEDFWPQRWAQAYLEFAHETKRDYLHDLGLKSLPFVGWAERGDGRADGHGNSVPRFHITWGTGPEVVRVFLEPVEAAEQRGLVRFAFRHQADELLTEGGAVVGVRGTVLAPDDSERGVKSNRDAVGDFELRAGAVVVTSGGIGHNHELMRQNWPTERVGPAPRHMISGVPAHVDGRMLAITESAGATIVNRDRMWAYVEGIHNWDPVWPDHAIRILPGPSSMWFDAHGNRLKGMSGVPGADSIGSMKQILATGHDYSWFILTQSIIEKEFALSGSEQNPDMTGKDIKFLLQSRLAKGAPGPVEDFKQHGEDFVVADNLADLVAGMNKITRGPELDLAQVERQVVARDRELGNDFGKDVQLMVMANARRSRTDKLVRVAKPHRILDPAHGPLIAVRLNILSRKSLGGLETNLDSQCVAADGTPIPGLYAAGEVAGFGGGGVHGYNALEGTFLGGCIFSGRAAGLALARG; encoded by the coding sequence ATCGTCGTCGGCGCCGGGCTGGCGGGTCTGGTGGCCACGCACGAGCTGGCGAAGGCCGGCAAGAGGGTGCTCGTCCTCGACCAGGAGAACCGCAAGAACCTCGGCGGTCAGGCCCACTGGTCGCTCGGTGGGCTGCTCTTCATCGACTCCCCCGAGCAGCGCCGGATGGGCATCAAGGACTCGGTCGAGCTGGCCACCCAGGACTGGATGGGCAGCGCCCAGTTCGACCGGCTCGGCGACGGCACCGACGGCCCGGACCGCGGCGAGGACTTCTGGCCGCAGCGGTGGGCGCAGGCCTACCTGGAGTTCGCGCACGAGACCAAGCGCGACTACCTGCACGACCTCGGTCTCAAGTCGCTCCCCTTCGTCGGCTGGGCCGAGCGCGGCGACGGGCGCGCCGACGGCCACGGCAACTCGGTCCCCCGGTTCCACATCACCTGGGGCACCGGACCTGAGGTCGTCCGCGTCTTCCTCGAGCCGGTCGAGGCGGCCGAGCAGCGCGGCCTCGTCCGCTTCGCCTTCCGCCACCAGGCCGACGAGCTGCTCACCGAGGGCGGTGCGGTCGTCGGCGTACGCGGCACCGTGCTCGCGCCGGACGACTCCGAGCGCGGCGTGAAGTCCAACCGCGACGCCGTGGGCGACTTCGAGCTGCGCGCGGGCGCCGTCGTGGTCACCTCCGGCGGCATCGGCCACAACCACGAGCTGATGCGCCAGAACTGGCCGACCGAGCGCGTGGGCCCGGCCCCGCGCCACATGATCAGCGGCGTCCCCGCCCACGTCGACGGCCGGATGCTGGCGATCACCGAGTCGGCCGGCGCCACCATCGTCAACCGCGACCGGATGTGGGCCTACGTCGAGGGCATCCACAACTGGGACCCGGTCTGGCCCGACCACGCCATCCGCATCCTGCCCGGGCCGTCGTCGATGTGGTTCGACGCCCACGGCAACCGGCTCAAGGGCATGTCCGGCGTGCCCGGAGCCGACTCGATCGGCTCGATGAAGCAGATCCTGGCGACCGGCCACGACTACTCGTGGTTCATCCTCACCCAGTCGATCATCGAGAAGGAGTTCGCGCTCTCCGGCTCCGAGCAGAACCCGGACATGACCGGCAAGGACATCAAGTTCCTGCTGCAGTCACGTCTGGCCAAGGGGGCGCCGGGCCCCGTCGAGGACTTCAAGCAGCACGGCGAGGACTTCGTGGTCGCCGACAACCTGGCCGACCTGGTCGCCGGGATGAACAAGATCACCCGCGGCCCCGAGCTCGACCTCGCCCAGGTCGAGCGCCAGGTCGTCGCCCGCGACCGCGAGCTCGGCAACGACTTCGGCAAGGACGTGCAGCTGATGGTGATGGCCAACGCGCGCCGCTCCCGCACCGACAAGCTGGTCCGGGTGGCCAAGCCGCACCGCATCCTCGACCCCGCCCACGGCCCGCTCATCGCGGTGCGCCTCAACATCCTGTCGCGCAAGAGCCTGGGTGGCCTGGAGACCAACCTCGACAGCCAGTGCGTCGCCGCTGACGGCACGCCGATCCCGGGCCTGTACGCCGCGGGCGAGGTCGCCGGTTTCGGTGGCGGCGGGGTGCACGGCTACAACGCCCTCGAGGGGACGTTCCTCGGCGGCTGCATCTTCTCCGGGCGTGCCGCCGGGCTGGCGCTCGCGCGGGGCTGA